TTTGCAATCCTATCGGGTGTAATATGATCCTCCATTATTCCAACCCTTTTAACTCAACTTTCAAATCCCAATTATTCGCAATAATGTCTGGAGAGTGAGTTGCGATGATTACTTCAAGCTTGTTAAGTTTTATGATTTCTCTTAGATCTTTGATGAAACTATTTTGCCAAGAGATATGAAGCGAGACTTCTGGTTCATCAATAAGGATCAGTGAGCTATTCTCCGTTTTAAATAGAAGCTCATAGAATAATACCAATTCATTTTGTTCACCCGAAGAAAGCTTTGTTACTGGTATGTCCTGAAATTCTCCATCCTTATTTTTAATTATTGTTGACTTTAGCAAAAAGCCACTTTCCTTATCTATATGAAGTTTTTTGTGTTTAAAACGCTTGTTAAGTATTTCAAGGAACACTTCGATTCTACTTGATATTTTATCAAAAATTTCGAGTTTCTTGAAGCTGTCTTCGACGTATAGCATAAGAACATCAATAACCACATCCTCGGGCTTTTCAATTTTTAGAATTCCTGAGTCCTTTTCAATTTCAATCAATCCAACGGCATCAAGAAGTGCTCTCTTTTCTTCTAGCTTTTTTAGTTCTTCGTTTAATGCTTCGTCAGTGGCATTTGAAGACTGCTTAAGTCTGTCGATAAGCCTGTTGGGATAGGTTCTATCTAATTTTGAAGAAAGTTCAGTTGATTGCGCCAAATAAGATTTTATGGTTCTACTTAGCTCATTTGAATACTTTTCAACAGTCTTTTCATGACGCTTATCCTCCCGTTCGACCAAGGTGATCAATCGTTGTGTTTCAATCAGAGTTACATTGATACTATTGTGCCTCTCAATGAACCATTTGGGGAAATCTTCTACTTCTTTTACGTAAGGATCATATGGAACGAGATCACCATATCTGGAAATAATGTCTTCAAAATCAAGAAGTTCTCGGGTCCTTCTATCTTCCCATCTTCTAGATCCTATTCTCCGCAAATAGGGCACATATCGAGTTATTCTGCTTGCATGTTGCTCCCAATCTCTTCTGCCATAGTCGAGGAGTAGGAGTGGATTATACTCAGATTTATTTTTGTTCACCTGAGTAACGTTAAGAATATCATCAGTTTTTTGAAGATGCCATGAAATTGTGTCATCAAATTCAAAAACTATTTTATCGAAGGTGATAGTGTTGAAATAGAAATAATTCCGTTTGAAGAAAGATTCAATAATTTCTAGAAGGACTGTTTTGCCTAAGCCATTCTCTCCAATCACAATGGTTATTCCTTCCTCCTGATGAAGTGGAATATGATGGTCAAAAACCCCAAATAGCTTCTCGACAGTTATTGAGTTAAGTTTCATTCTTCTTGTAGGTTATTCCAGCTTACAACCGGCTAACAACACCTTTATGTTTGATACCCGCCTTGTAACGTTACCAAATGTAGGTTTTTTTCTATCCTGATCAAACCATTGTTAGCTATAGGGCCACACAATTATCTTGCCCCCTCCTCCAACAAAAAAAGCCTCCCCAATGGGAGGCTCTTCCTGATCAATGGATAGTGAGTAATTTAACCTGCTATTCTTCCTCATCCACGAGGCGAATCACCAGTGATCGATAGCCATAATTATCGAGGGAGTTTTTGACACGGTACTGAATGGTGATGATGTTTCCGGCTTCAAAATGAAATCCTTCATCATCCTCCTCAGGCACCGTATACTCATAAGAAAATGTGCTCTCCAAACCAGATAAGTCATAGAAGCCATCTGTGAGCGAATCGCCTTTGCTATCATCTTAAATTTTTTCTATCAAATCTTTCTTCAGCCATTCCAAAGCTGTTTCTTCATTGTATTCAATTCCAGGCCTAAGTACTGCTTCCATATCACCTGAGAAATCAGGATCGTTATTCTTTTCTTCCAGATTTAATAGAAACTCTTTTTGGCTTGGAGGTCTTTTATCTGTTGAAAATTGCGTGTATTCTTTGAAGCATTTGATTATTTCTTCAAAGTTTAACTCATGATGCTGCCTGGCATAATCTAAATCAAATAAATCTCGTCCTTTATTTCTCTGATAAAGTGCCCTGAGTTTTGTTCCGAGCAATTCGCTAAGGCTATAGGTTCGAATTTGAGCTTGTCCGGAAAACCAATCACTTTTTACTTCAAATGGAAAATCAACCCAATCCAGAATATTAAAATGCTCCTTGCAGTTGATTTCTAGTTTTAGTCTCAATCGTATTTCCTCATATTCGGAGGTAAACCGATAAAGTGCTTTAATACCATGACCTCTATTTTGAGTTCTTCGATCTTCTTCAAAAAAAGTAATCACTTCATCTAATCTTTCCATGATTGGCTTGATAGGCCCTGGTTTTATCTGAACCAAATCAATATCCTCTGAATAGCGAGGAGCAGGAGTCAAATACAATTTGTGAAGAGCTGTTCCACCTCTGAAAGCAAGGTTTTCTCTAAGGAAATCGTCAGCAAATATTTCAACCAGCGCACGACTAATAATCAAATCTTGTTCTACCTGAGAAAATTGTCTCCATGGCGCAAACTCTTGCCACTGTGCTATGTAAGGTTTTGGAATCATAGATCACTTTCGAGTTCAATGTTTACATCTACTTTCCAAATGTTATCAACCGATCCGGCCTTCTGGTTTTTCTTTGGGGAAAGGAGTACAGGGAAATACTGTGCTGATTTAAGATAATTAGATACTATTTTGAGGTCAATGCCTGTTTGTTGTTCATCCAGAATGAAGGCCAATCGTTGAATTGTACTTCTATGTGGATACCATGTCAATAGGTCTTTCAAATCTTCATGAGTGATTTCCTCTGCCAGTTCCTCGATAACTGCAAGCATTCTATTGAGTCCTCCAAGTTTGGACTGATGATGTATCAAATCAGCAGCCGTCAATGCAGGGCTGGAAATATTAAAATATCCAGCATCTGATTTCTTTTCAAGAATGTTCTTGGCTGGCCATTGAGAGGCTGTAATGAACTTAATGTCAAAATCGTTTTTTTTAATCTCGTTCAGTTTGGGTTTTTCAATCATCACATACTCTCTATGGGTTTGTTGATGACTAGCACCGTGGAATTTAGCCGCTGAATAAAAACCTAAATAGTAGTTTCGATTTAAGCTTTGAAAAAGCTTTTGAATGTAAAGCTGAATGGGGAGGTAACATTGTTTTGAATATCGGGGAGGTATTATCAGGTAGAAACCTTTTCTTAGGTTGGTGATTTCTTTTTTTTCAACCAATCTAGCAAGTTCAAATTTCAGAGAGGTATCGGTCGAATCAGTTTGACCGGTGATCTCCTCAAGTGAGAATGAGTAGTTTTCTATTGACAGTAAATGTTTGATGTATTCTCTCGCTCTCACTTTAGTAAAATTTCACTAAAAGTAGCAATAAAAACTACTTATCGCAAATTATTACTAAATAAATTCAAGAGGGTGGGAAGATGGACTATTCCCTCGCCCTCCTCCCCCAACAAAAAAAGCCTCCCATTGGGAGGCTCTTCCTGATCAATGGATAGTGAGTAATTTGACCTGCTATTCTTCCTCATCCACGAGTCGAATCACCAGTGATCGATAGCCGTAATTATCGAGGGAGTTTTTGACACGGTACTGAATGGTGATGATGTTTCCGGCTTCAAAATGAAATCCCTCATCATCCTCCTCCGGCACCGTATATTCGTAAGAAAACGAGCTCTCCAAACCAGATAAGTCATAGAAGCCATCTGTGAGCGAATCCACCGGATGCGGCGCCTCCTGCGGATAGATCACTCCATAGTACTGTCTGAAAAACTCCAGCTCGGTCAGCTGGGCATCTTTTCCACTACTGAAAGCGGCATCCAGCTTCAATACATCACCGATCCTGGCATCCACCTGTCGTTGGGACTGGGTGTTTTTCTCCACAACCACGCCATTGACCGATATGGATTCCACTTTTGGTGCCTTCTTCAGGGCATTTTCCAACTCATCCAACTGAGGATTTTCATCAAACCCTCCTGATACACAGGCTGTACCTAGTACAGCCAGCACGATCATAGACAGGTAATTAGTTAACGTTTTCATTTTTTGTCCAGGGTTTTGTCGTTTGAAAAGAAGCTGCAGGAAGGTCCAGATTGAATGACAGGTTGTAGTCATCCGGATTGGTATTACCGATCTGAATGTCCACAGTACCAAACATTTCCAGACCAAAAATAGTCTCACTGGCACTTTGCGGCAGAAGGATCCCCTCGGTGGCACTGGTCACAAAAAACCGACCAGCGTTCTCCGCTGCGGGATGAGCGTATACATCTGTGCAGGCAAAATATCCTGTGCCGAGCTTGCGCACTGACATGAGCTGACCATAAGATGCACCACTGAAAGACCGGCTGATGGAGAAGTAATCTCCCGTCAGGTCTATGCCCGATATATCTTCAGAAGCTATCAGTACGTAGCGTGTTTCGGTCACAGTAGTTTCATCTCCCAGATCATTCACGGTACTCACCGAATAGTTGATCGGATAGATTCCAGGAGTGTCAAAATCCACTCCATCCACGCCTGTCACTTCCACCTGACTGGTGATGTCATCCGTACCCAACAGGGCGGTCACACCAGGGTCGGTAATAGCACTCGCTTCTCCCGCCACATAGGCGATTGGATTGTCCCCATTCAGAATGATAGAGGGAAATCGAATCACTCCGGCTGTCACATCCTCAGAGTCCAGGTCCGGTTCACAAGCCAGGAACCCCACTGACAGCAGCAGGAGTACCCATATTCTTGATTGAAATATATAATTCATTTGATCGTCCTTTTAGTGATTAAAATGTTTTGTCCCACCATACTGGTGCATCGAGAGCTTCCAACTCCGGAGCATTCGGGTTAGTAGACGTCTCATTAGCTGGCCAGATTAACCGGAGCGGGAAAGTGTTGGGCAAGGCTTGTCCCTGAAGGGATGGACTCAATACGGGAACTCCCGTTCTTCGCCACTCATTCCAGCCTTCAAATCCCTGTTTTCCATTAAATGCCAGCCACTTCTGATAGTAGATGGTACTCAACTCGCCATCATACTCGTAATTGCCTCCCGGGCTCACCAGGGCACTGCCGTCCAGGCCATGGAAGCTAAAGGAAGCCATCACTGCCTGATCGTAGAGTGACTTTGGATCACCAGTACCCCAACCACGCTCAGCGGCCTCTGCCTGAAGGAAAAGACTCTCATACCCGGAGATCAGGATCACATCCGCATCGGCATTGATCACCGTGTTGCCATCAGGAGCGGAGAAGTCCGCAAACTGATCACCACTGGTAGTGCCCGTGCCTTGTGGCAACCCTACATAGGTATTGGTGTTGGGCGACACATCATAGTAAGCACTGATCCGGTCATCGGCATTGTTGATAAACTCCTGTATGGAAGTGGCACTGGCCACGATATTCTGAAACGTGGTTTGATTCAATATCTGCCAGAGCGGATTCTGATTGTTTGTGTTTGGAGTGAAGCTCACCAGGGCGTCATTGCCCGGAGTGAGGAATGTGGCTCCAGCATCATACATCGCCTGTATACCCGCTTGTGCTACCGATGGTCTGGCCTCAGACTGGCGGATGTAGATTTTGAGTTTCAGCGTATTGCCAAAGGAAATCCACTTTCTCATATTCCCGCCATAGATCAGGTCGTCCCCTACCGGAGTGACCGCCGTGCTGGAGATATCGATCAGGTCCAGCGCCGCATCGATCTTCACAATGAGATCGTCATACACTGCTTCTCCGTCATCAAATTTCGGCTCCAGCAAGCCATCCTTGCCCTGAAGGGCTTCAGTATATGGAATCTGATCGTATAGGTCGACCAAAATCTGAAAGGAATAAGCCTGCAGCAACATCGCGATGGCAGCATAATTAGGGGTACCATCTTCTATGGCAGCCTTTCTGACAAACTCCAGGTCTTCCAGTGCTGAAGCATACATGCGAGACCATGCGCCATTGTAGCTATTGGTCGTGATGTTATACTGCTCCAGAAAAGAAAACTGAGAAGCCGTGGGGCCCTGAGTCCAATACTGAGCCAGGTGAGCGCCCATCAGGTTGTAATCTGCTTCCAGGGTCACGGCCAGGGCCACCTGCCCTGCAGGCAGGGTCAGCTGCGGCGTAGAGGTGCCCGGATTATTGGGGTCTTTGTTGATATCCAGAATGTCATCTCCACAAGAGAAGAAGCCAAACATCATGACCCATGCAATGATTGATTTATAGATGCTTTTCATAATCGATTATATTTTGATTTTTAAGTCAAAGCCGTAAGTAGCCTGTGGAGGGATTCCAAGGAATTCATAACCCTGGGCATTTCCGTTACCAAATGCACTTGCTTCAGGATCTATGAAGTGGTTGTTGCCCTGAGTGCGTAGCCACAGGTTTCTACCCACCGCTCCCACAGTGATTCCTTTGAAAGGGGTCTTGCTGATAAGTGCTGTGGGTATGGTATACCTCAGCGCTACTTCTCTCAGTTTGATGTAAGAGGCATCCAGAAGAACCGCCTCATTTCGGGATCCACCCTGAATCTGCGCCCAGTAGTTTCGCACATTACCGCCGCCATACATAGTAAGTGGCGTAGTATTGGGTGAGTAGATGGGGTTTCCATCATCGTCAGTGCCAGTCTGTACTACTGAGTTCGGCACTATCCACTCCTCGCGGCTATTGAAGGCAGTTTCTTCGGCCAAACCAGCAAAGTAGAGCTGTGCAGCAGTAGAGCTCACCACTTTTCCACCTTGTTTGGTGTCCACAGTAATGCCCAATGACAGGCCTTTGTAAGAGAATGTAGAAGTAGCACCTCCGTACCAATCAGGCTGAATGGACCCAATTTCTACCGGATTGGGATCGTCCAATGGAATTCCATCCGGCCCCACTACCACTTTTCCATCTGCTGTTTTCAATGCCTGCGTAGCTTCAAAAACTCCGTATGGTTTGCCTACGACCAGTTTCAGACCCGGGGTAAGGCCCTGAGCCACCAGTACCAGTTCCGTGTTACCCGGATCCAGTTCTTCTACTCTGTTCACATTTTTGGTGTAGTTCACAGACAAATCCCAACGGAAGGCTCCAATCTTCAAGGGAGTAGTATTGAGCTGTAGCTCCACTCCTTTGTTTGAAATCTTACCAATATTCACCACCTGGGTGGTAAAGCCTGAAGATGGCGCCACCGAAGTATTCAGAATCTGTGACTCGGAAGTACTGTTGTAGTACGTCGCATCTATGCCCACTCTTCCATTGAACAAGCGAATGTCAATACCAGCCTCATACGCCTTGGTAATCTCTGGCTGCAGATTGGGGTTACCTATGGTATTGCCTTCGCTAAATCCTGGCACGATCACCGTTCCATTGTTGAATGGAAACTGGATGGTGGCAAAGCTGGCTCCGATGTTGGTCTGCTGAAACACCGAGTTGGTCAGGTAGGTCCCTGCGTCGTTTCCTACTTCCGCATAGCTCAACCTTACTTTTCCGAAAGAGAGAATATTGTTGGTAATCTCGAATGCATCGGTGAAGACAAATCCCAAATTCACACTGGGGTATGAAAAGGAGTTGTTATCCAGTGGCAAGGTAGAAGACCAGTCGGTACGGTAAGTAGCGCCCAGAAACAAATAGCCTTTGTAAGAAAGGTCTGCTGAGCCGTAAACCCCATAAAGTCTTCGTTTGGTGGCTATACCTCCTGAGGTGTACGAACCACTCACATTTGACAAACTTGGGAAACGAGGCAGTGTAAGAGCATCGATCGTCGTGAAAAGATTGTCAGTTTCACGCTGATTGAAGTTGTAACCCACCAACACATTCAGCTGTAAGTCCGGCATCAGGTCACGGTTCACATTGACCATCGCATCCACATTGATCTCACGGGTATTTAGTCGCTGCTCAGTATACTCTCCGTCTGAGTTAAATGCTGCACCAGCATTTGGGCTACCTGGCTGATACTGTACCAGATCATGATAGGTATTTCGCTGATCAGCTATCACATCCGAACCTACCCTCAGGGTACCACTAATCCAGTCCACAGGAGCATAGGCCAACTGCACATTTCCAAAAATTCTGTTCATATCCTGTTTGCTGAAATCACGCTTCAGTGAATAATAAGGATTGACAATGAAGGAAGTGAAGAAGCCATCAGGAGTATTGAAAGGATCATCCAAATCCTTCATATCTACCACACTCATGTCTCGTGGCATATTGTATACCTGAGCCAGGGCCTGGTTTCGCTGACCGATCATGGGCAAATTAGCCTTGGTACGTACGTAGTTGATAGAGGCAGAAGTAGTCACCTTATCGCCTAGATTGGCGCTACCATTGAAGGTCAGATTGTTCCTTCTCATGTCAGTATTGATCATCACACCATTCTGCTGCATGTCATTAAAAGAAAGGAAATACGTAGCATCTGCATTTCCTCCCGACAATGAGAGTGAGTTCTGAAAGGTATTACCGGTCTCCCAGAAATCCTGCACGTTGGATGGCAGGGCTTCATAGGGCTTATAGCGCTGAATGTTATTCACCACCGCTCCATAGGGGCGCAAGCTGCCATCAAAGGCATCACCCCAACTCTCCTGATCAAAGAGATAGTTTTGATTGTCTCCAAACTGCCCCTGTCCAAACTTATTCTGCATCTTGGGGATGATGTATACTTTGGACCAGGTATAAGATGAATTGAAGTTAATATTGGTCTTTCCAGCCGTATTCGTACCTTTCTTGGTCGTGATCAGCACCACACCATTGGCTGCTCTGGAGCCATACAGCGCCGCAGCGGCAGGCCCCTTCAGTACAGACACAGACTCGATGTTTTCAGGATTGATGTCATTGGCCCGGTTTCCGGCATCCACGATGTTATCATAGAAGTTGCCAGAGGCCTGTACGTTGTTGGAGGTACCATTATTGATAGGCACACCATCCACCACAATCAGGGCCTGATTATTACCCAACAATGAAGTAGGTCCTCGCAGTACAATGCGTGTGGAGCTACCAATGGCCCCACCAGCATTAGAAATCTGGGCGCCAGCCACTTTTCCCTGCAAGGAATTAAGCACTGAGGTCTGATCAGTCTTGGTAAGCTCATCACTCTTTACATCCTGCACAGAGTAACCCAGCGCCTTCTTTTCACGCTCCACACCAAATGCCGTGACCACCACTTCAGTAAGCTGAGTCACGTCCTGAGAAAGGGTCACATCTAAGACCGAGCGACCTCCAATGGCCATTTCCTTGGTCTGCATCCCAATAAATGAAAACACGAGAATCGCATCATCATCACCATTTAAGGGTACCTTATAGTTACCATCCAGATCTGTGATGGTTCCCTGGGTGGACCCCTTCAGCACTACATTCACTCCGGGGAGGGACTCACCATTGTCGTCCACCACCTGTCCGGAGATCGTTCTTTCCTGGGCATATAGCAAGCCCTGGAGCATGATCAAACATGCGATAAGTAGAAGTTTTCTCATAAACTACCGTGTTTAGGTTTACATTATTTAACAGCGTAATCTTAGTGGAGTCTTTTTGCTATTAATTGTAAAAAAGAACCTCAAACCGCATAGGGGTAAGATGATTTTGGCTGGTTCAGCCGCTCTGGCTAAGAAAATGGTCACCTGGAAATGATATTATGCAGACACCCCACGGGCTCAATGATGATCCGAACCGTGCTGAAACCGGGAGTATTTAGATTATATGAAAATAGGTGCGGGAGAGTACTGATTGAAAAGACCGCTTCCTACTACAAAAGCAGCCTTTTCAAAACAGTATAATATAAAGAGGTATAGCGAAATAAGGGTTTTACCATCTGAAGTAATTGTAAAAAAGACGTGTAACCCCAAATTGTAAAAAAGCGTTTGGGTAAGCGATTCAAATAAAATTTACTTTGCCATAAAATCGATATGGAATTTTTTATTCTGTCTTTTATTATTTTAAGCATAGCATATATGGCATGGAGGAGGTGGAGCGGTGCTCCAACACCCCCAGCTATCAAGGTGAGCGAAGAGGACCTTTTGATAAAGGAAGAATCCTTTAACCGCATAAACAAATGGATCATTTCTGAGAAGAAATATCTCAACCCGGACATCAAGTTGGATACAGTAGCCAAAGGAGTCCACCTTTCAGAAAAGCAGGTGTCCAGCTCCATCAATACCATTGCCTGCCAAAACTTCAACTCCTATATCAACAAGCTCAGAATTAAGGAAGCCCAGGCCTTGCTGTTGGATCAGGCTTACGGGCACTTCACCATAGATGCTGTGGCGGAGATGGTGGGTTTTTCCAACAAGGTGTCATTTTACAAAGCCTTCAAAAAAGTGACTGGAAAATCCCCCACCGATTACAGAAGGTCCCCAAACCAGTATCATTAAACAAACCCTTACTCCGGCCAAAGCCAATTTGTAAACATTACCGAATATTTACTAAACCATCGGGTTTGTTTACATACCCAGACTCAAAAACATAAGTGAAACACCAGGGACTACGTGTCTAATGGCAAAAAAAGCCATGCTAAGTACAAAGTCCCAACCAGAATTTGAAGAGGTAGTAGTAGGCACCAAAAGCTACACCTTTGAGAATGGCATAGACGAACTCATGTTTATGCCCGATAACTATGTAGAGGTGCTCTACAATTTAGGTGCTCCTATCACACGAAAGTTGATTGGATCCATACGCTCCGTCGTGATCAACACCGGCGATCTGGTGCTCTCCACCTGTCGCAGTAAGGGCATGTCTCTGAGCTCCGAAAGCTTGAACTTTCTATGTGCCAAGGTGAGGCCCGAATATACTATGCTCCTGTATCCCAAAGACGTCCCGCTAGAGCGTGATGCGGTGATCACGCTGGGGATGCCCAGGCTGGAAAACCTCGCCCAATTCGAGAGTCACCTGGATCATCTGCTAGAGGGCATCAATGATTTTGAACCTAGTTTTATCGTGGAAGAGGCCGTAAGGATCATCCAGTCTACAAACGGTGAAGTGAAAATCAAAGACATTAATGAGCAGCTGAGCGTCAGCAAATCCTTTCTGGAGCAACGTTTTGCGCAGGAAATAGGCCTATCTCCCAAGGAGTTTGGGAAAATAGAGAAAATGAAGCACTTCCTGGAAAACTACCGGCAATATCAGGACAGCATGACCCTCACTCAGCTCACTTTTAAGTCGGGGTACTATGATCAGTCACATCTGATCAAGGACTTTAGGTATTTTATGGATTCCAAGCCGCGAGATTTCATCAAAGCCTACCATCATATGCTGTGAGCCGGAACATATTTTCACAGAGAAAACAGGCATTCCGACCTCAGGGTATCCGGTTTTTGGCGAAATTGCACCCGATATGACAGAAGCCAAGCCATTCAAATCGGGATTTGTGACCATCATGGGAAAACCCAATGTGGGTAAGTCCACCCTCATGAATCAGCTCACAGGGGAGCGCATTTCCATTGTTAGTAACCGGGCGCAAACCACCCGTCATCGCATCTTTGGGATCGTCACCACACCTGAGTATCAGATTGTGTACTCCGATACCCCCGGCACGCTGGACCCGAGCTACAAGTTGCAGGAACGCATGATGGGCTTCGTGAAGAAATCGCTGGAAGATGCCGACGTAATCCTTTTCATGGTGGAGCTGGGTGAAAAAAACGATCACCAGGAATGGATAGACATGGCCAGACGCACAGAAATACCCATGCTTTTTGTGATTAACAAAACGGATCTTGGCAAAGGATCACAGGTAGAAGATAAAGTCACTTACTGGAAAGAACAACTCGACTGGGCGGAACCTATGACAGTATCCGCCGTGACTGGTGAGGGCGTAGACCTCCTCCAGCAGACCATCGTCAGTCACTTACCGGAGCACCCCCCCTATTTCCCTGAAGATGAGATGACCGACAAGTCTGAGCGGTTTATCACTGCGGAGATCGTGAGAGAGAAAATCTTTCTGCAGTACAAGCAGGAAATCCCCTACAGCTCAGAAGTGGTGGTGACTTCTTTCAAGGAAGAAGAGAAAATCATCCGGATCGCTGCTGAAATATTTGTGGAGCGCGACAGTCAAAAGGGCATCATCATCGGCAAGAAGGGCGAATCCATCAAAAACCTGGGTATCGCCGCCCGGCAGGAGCTTGAGTCTTTTTTTGGCAAACAGATCCACCTGGAAACCTTTGTGAAAGTGGAAAAAGACTGGCGCAAGGACGATTCCAAATTGAAACGGTTTGGCTACTAAGCCACTAAAACCATTTAACTGACATTTCTTAGGGTTTAACGAGCAATTCTATACCCCTCGACTAAAAAGCGTCTTCACACATAGCAGAAGGAAGTAACATTACCTGAATGTAAATGGCACTTCCATGAACTTGAACGCTATTATTACTTTTCTCTTTTTTCTGGCGGCTCTGCCCCTCGGTGCTACCGAAGATCCCATTAGCATCCAGGGCGACATTGCCACCTGCGCTATACAACAGCCTTCCCCGGCTTCTATCAGTATAGGACAGTACTTTGGAGGTTTGTTAGACACCAGCAGATGGCCAGCCAGATGGACCTGTGGAGATTGGAATGAAACCGAGGGTTGGGTATACATCATTTCGGATATCACCATTTTTCTCTCTTACTTTTCTATCCCGATCATGCTGCTCTGGTATGTCAGAGAGAAACCACTTGGACACTTAAGGTGGATTGTCTTACTTTTTGTGGCCTTTATAGGGCTATGTGGTATTACTCACCTACTAGATGCCACCCTTTTCTGGGAGCCCGTCTACCGCCTCAGCGGATTCACCAAGCTTCTGACCGGACTAGTCTCTATGGCCACTGCAGTGGTACTAGGCTTTGTCATTCCCTCTGCGCTCAAGTTTAAGAGCCCAAAAGAAATGCAGGAGGAAATAAACGAGCGAAGGAAACTCCAGGAAATCTTCGAAATCTTCGTCAAATACTCTCCAGGCGCCACAGCCATGCTAGACAGCGACCTGGAATTTATGATGGTCAATGACAACTGGTACAGAGATTATAAGCTTGAAGGAGCCGATATTACCGGACTTTCTTTCAACGCAGTTTTTCCGAATGCGGATACAGATGATAATTGGACAAACGCATTACCCGCAGCGCTAACGGGTCAAGTTACAGAAAGTGAAAGGGCTAAGCTCAAGTATAACGGAGAAACAATCTACCTGAAGTGGCGAACCCAACCGTGGCGCTTGAGCAATGGGAAAGTTGGTGGGGTTTTTCTTTTTACCGAAATCATCACCGAGAATGTACGCTTAGAGAAAGAGCTGTTTCAAAAAAATAAGCAGGCTCAAAAACAAGCACAAACCATGCTGGGTATGTCTGAAGTAGCTCAGATCGGAACCTGGGAATTTGACCTGATCAATAACACTATTGAATGGAGTGACGTAGTTTATGATATTCATGAAATAGAACGTGGCGAAAACATTGACCTTACCAAAGGAATCAACTTCTACCACAACGACTTCAGAAATATCATTACCAAAGCCCTGGATAACGCCATTCAACATCATGAGCCCTACGATCTGGAATTAACTCTGATCACCGCTAAAGAAAACGTCATTTGGGTGAGAGCCATTGGCCAACCAGTGGTGAAAAACGGTAAAGTCATTGCTCTCAGAGGGTTATTTCAAAACATCGATACCAAAAAGAAAGCAGAGCTAATCCTAGCTAACATGAACTCCCTCCTTGAGAAAAAGGTATTGCAACGGACCAGCGAGCTCGAAAATGTCAATAGCGAGCTTGAAGCATTTACTTATACCGTATCACATGACCTGAGAGCCCCACTGAGAGCGATCAACAGTTTTTCCGAGGCACTCATTGAAGACTATGGTGA
This Marinoscillum sp. 108 DNA region includes the following protein-coding sequences:
- a CDS encoding SusC/RagA family TonB-linked outer membrane protein; protein product: MRKLLLIACLIMLQGLLYAQERTISGQVVDDNGESLPGVNVVLKGSTQGTITDLDGNYKVPLNGDDDAILVFSFIGMQTKEMAIGGRSVLDVTLSQDVTQLTEVVVTAFGVEREKKALGYSVQDVKSDELTKTDQTSVLNSLQGKVAGAQISNAGGAIGSSTRIVLRGPTSLLGNNQALIVVDGVPINNGTSNNVQASGNFYDNIVDAGNRANDINPENIESVSVLKGPAAAALYGSRAANGVVLITTKKGTNTAGKTNINFNSSYTWSKVYIIPKMQNKFGQGQFGDNQNYLFDQESWGDAFDGSLRPYGAVVNNIQRYKPYEALPSNVQDFWETGNTFQNSLSLSGGNADATYFLSFNDMQQNGVMINTDMRRNNLTFNGSANLGDKVTTSASINYVRTKANLPMIGQRNQALAQVYNMPRDMSVVDMKDLDDPFNTPDGFFTSFIVNPYYSLKRDFSKQDMNRIFGNVQLAYAPVDWISGTLRVGSDVIADQRNTYHDLVQYQPGSPNAGAAFNSDGEYTEQRLNTREINVDAMVNVNRDLMPDLQLNVLVGYNFNQRETDNLFTTIDALTLPRFPSLSNVSGSYTSGGIATKRRLYGVYGSADLSYKGYLFLGATYRTDWSSTLPLDNNSFSYPSVNLGFVFTDAFEITNNILSFGKVRLSYAEVGNDAGTYLTNSVFQQTNIGASFATIQFPFNNGTVIVPGFSEGNTIGNPNLQPEITKAYEAGIDIRLFNGRVGIDATYYNSTSESQILNTSVAPSSGFTTQVVNIGKISNKGVELQLNTTPLKIGAFRWDLSVNYTKNVNRVEELDPGNTELVLVAQGLTPGLKLVVGKPYGVFEATQALKTADGKVVVGPDGIPLDDPNPVEIGSIQPDWYGGATSTFSYKGLSLGITVDTKQGGKVVSSTAAQLYFAGLAEETAFNSREEWIVPNSVVQTGTDDDGNPIYSPNTTPLTMYGGGNVRNYWAQIQGGSRNEAVLLDASYIKLREVALRYTIPTALISKTPFKGITVGAVGRNLWLRTQGNNHFIDPEASAFGNGNAQGYEFLGIPPQATYGFDLKIKI
- a CDS encoding helix-turn-helix domain-containing protein, giving the protein MLSTKSQPEFEEVVVGTKSYTFENGIDELMFMPDNYVEVLYNLGAPITRKLIGSIRSVVINTGDLVLSTCRSKGMSLSSESLNFLCAKVRPEYTMLLYPKDVPLERDAVITLGMPRLENLAQFESHLDHLLEGINDFEPSFIVEEAVRIIQSTNGEVKIKDINEQLSVSKSFLEQRFAQEIGLSPKEFGKIEKMKHFLENYRQYQDSMTLTQLTFKSGYYDQSHLIKDFRYFMDSKPRDFIKAYHHML
- a CDS encoding AraC family transcriptional regulator, with product MAWRRWSGAPTPPAIKVSEEDLLIKEESFNRINKWIISEKKYLNPDIKLDTVAKGVHLSEKQVSSSINTIACQNFNSYINKLRIKEAQALLLDQAYGHFTIDAVAEMVGFSNKVSFYKAFKKVTGKSPTDYRRSPNQYH
- the era gene encoding GTPase Era; this translates as MTEAKPFKSGFVTIMGKPNVGKSTLMNQLTGERISIVSNRAQTTRHRIFGIVTTPEYQIVYSDTPGTLDPSYKLQERMMGFVKKSLEDADVILFMVELGEKNDHQEWIDMARRTEIPMLFVINKTDLGKGSQVEDKVTYWKEQLDWAEPMTVSAVTGEGVDLLQQTIVSHLPEHPPYFPEDEMTDKSERFITAEIVREKIFLQYKQEIPYSSEVVVTSFKEEEKIIRIAAEIFVERDSQKGIIIGKKGESIKNLGIAARQELESFFGKQIHLETFVKVEKDWRKDDSKLKRFGY